The proteins below are encoded in one region of Helianthus annuus cultivar XRQ/B chromosome 2, HanXRQr2.0-SUNRISE, whole genome shotgun sequence:
- the LOC110899116 gene encoding uncharacterized protein LOC110899116, giving the protein MNTTASIEFELLSMKPACYTSLRDILRSPATVVQLSKAPYSAANPGYEIMIRNRLVKQAAWAYLQPMSTDTESGGSAVFNRLWTQFTGALFRLITTAFDCILLSLQLTNQVPLERLNISQTGSLCPEFEAVTRLSFACFDRY; this is encoded by the exons ATGAACACCACCGCTTCAATCGAATTCGAGCTTCTCTCAATGAAACCCGCTTGCTACACTTCCCTTCGAGACATCCTGCGATCACCGGCAACTGTTGTTCAGCTCTCGAAAGCTCCCTACTCTGCCGCCAATCCGGGGTATGAAATCATGATTCGAAACCGCCTAGTGAAACAGGCAGCCTGGGCTTATCTCCAACCCATGTCAACCGACACTGAGTCAGGTGGATCGGCTGTCTTCAACCGCCTGTGGACCCAGTTTACCGGTGCACTCTTTCGTCTTATAACCACCGCCTTTGATTGCATTCTCCTGTCACTTCAG TTAACGAATCAGGTTCCCCTGGAGCGTCTAAACATTAGTCAAACGGGTTCTCTATGCCCCGAATTTGAAGCGGTTACACGTCTGTCTTTTGCTTGCTTTGATCGATATTAG